The proteins below come from a single Acaryochloris sp. CCMEE 5410 genomic window:
- a CDS encoding iron uptake porin yields MSMIWRKLGLINPALVGLALLLPTTAIAAESLELTKEVVPEISAVEQLDTEAVEASEPLVLADADVPTPSVSELMSETQDDNLAQVTSVSQLSDVQPDDWAFQAIQSLVERYGCVAGYPNGTFRPSRAMSRREAAALVNACLDNLSNRFATKEDLDALKALQDEFAAELATLRGRVDGLEARVATVESQQFSTTTKLNGEVVFGSAFVFDGNNDPLDSILGVDTDTGNTQSGGVNVADRFFLGHRTRLNFDSSFSGTDRLRVRLEAADIPELDEFGSAGTSLARFGFDENDPAGNTVILDELNYRFKPAEDLTLKIAIVGGDYKDDVETFNPFLKSSGSGALSRFFRFNPLTQRGPGGTTLSAVYDVSEKVNLSVVYAADDAQFATTAGNGANNGLFDFENGTYGVFAQIGFNPTDDIGIGVQYSRNEYTAGNVDITSDTGDAPVLTGGLALGGDTSDPFNGLETITDNFGLSFNARVVDGFHVSGWGGLTLARTPDIANSQIKLLTWAANLVFPDLLLEGGRGSLSFGQQPYIIDGGNLNIDDGTSSNFTAEAQYQFKVNDNIKISPGLIVIFNANNTSSNDPIFIPVIRTTFKF; encoded by the coding sequence ATGTCAATGATTTGGCGTAAGCTTGGGTTGATTAACCCTGCTTTAGTGGGTCTAGCTCTTTTATTGCCGACGACTGCGATCGCAGCCGAGTCACTAGAATTGACTAAGGAAGTTGTACCTGAAATTTCTGCAGTCGAGCAACTAGACACAGAGGCAGTGGAGGCTTCTGAGCCCCTAGTACTAGCTGATGCTGATGTACCCACCCCATCCGTTTCAGAGTTAATGAGCGAAACTCAAGACGACAATTTAGCTCAGGTTACCTCTGTTTCTCAGCTGTCCGATGTCCAGCCCGACGATTGGGCGTTTCAAGCTATTCAGTCTCTAGTTGAGCGTTATGGTTGTGTCGCCGGTTACCCTAACGGCACTTTCCGCCCCAGCCGGGCCATGTCTCGTCGAGAAGCAGCTGCGCTTGTCAATGCTTGTTTAGATAACCTCAGCAATCGATTTGCGACTAAAGAGGATCTGGACGCCCTCAAAGCGCTTCAAGATGAGTTCGCCGCTGAACTGGCTACCTTACGTGGACGAGTCGATGGTTTAGAGGCAAGAGTGGCAACTGTTGAATCCCAGCAGTTTTCCACCACCACCAAACTTAACGGTGAAGTCGTATTCGGGTCTGCCTTTGTATTTGATGGCAATAATGATCCACTAGATAGCATCCTTGGAGTCGATACGGATACTGGCAATACCCAAAGTGGTGGTGTGAATGTTGCAGATCGTTTCTTTCTTGGCCACCGAACTCGCCTGAACTTTGATTCTAGCTTCAGTGGTACTGATCGACTTCGTGTGCGTTTAGAAGCCGCTGATATTCCTGAACTAGATGAATTCGGTTCTGCAGGGACAAGTTTAGCCAGATTTGGTTTTGATGAAAACGACCCTGCTGGCAACACGGTCATCCTAGACGAGCTTAACTATCGTTTTAAGCCAGCTGAGGATCTAACGCTCAAAATTGCAATTGTGGGTGGTGACTACAAGGACGATGTAGAAACCTTTAACCCCTTCTTGAAGAGTAGTGGTAGTGGTGCTTTATCTCGCTTCTTCCGTTTCAACCCACTAACGCAGCGGGGACCAGGAGGAACGACCCTCAGTGCTGTCTATGATGTCAGCGAAAAGGTCAATCTCTCTGTTGTCTATGCAGCTGATGATGCCCAGTTTGCTACTACAGCTGGTAATGGTGCTAACAACGGTTTATTTGATTTTGAAAATGGCACCTATGGGGTGTTTGCCCAGATTGGCTTTAATCCAACCGATGATATCGGTATTGGTGTTCAATATTCTCGTAACGAGTACACAGCGGGTAATGTTGACATCACATCCGATACGGGAGATGCGCCAGTTCTTACAGGTGGCCTAGCTCTAGGTGGTGATACTTCCGATCCTTTCAATGGACTGGAAACCATTACTGATAACTTTGGCCTTTCATTTAATGCCAGAGTTGTTGACGGGTTTCATGTGTCTGGTTGGGGTGGTTTAACCTTAGCCCGTACTCCTGATATTGCAAATTCTCAAATTAAATTGTTGACTTGGGCCGCTAACCTCGTCTTCCCTGACTTGCTCCTAGAAGGTGGCAGAGGTTCCCTATCGTTTGGTCAGCAGCCTTACATTATCGATGGTGGTAATCTAAACATTGATGATGGGACTTCTTCCAACTTTACTGCTGAAGCACAGTATCAGTTTAAGGTCAATGACAATATCAAGATCTCACCTGGATTAATTGTCATTTTCAATGCCAACAACACTTCTTCGAATGACCCTATCTTTATTCCAGTCATTCGAACCACCTTTAAGTTCTAA
- a CDS encoding HEAT repeat domain-containing protein has translation MPHPRLQELTLKLKSENASDRLLALVALRSLPSAEAFPLIKPMLFDDYLPVRSMAIRSLIHHPSAESVSLLIQLLDDPNYEIRAGAAGALGHVGDHDIVQALSRVFLEDTEWLVCFSAAVSLGNLKDPGAYTVLLHALDHPETIVQQAAIAALGEIKAFDALESLLPFVQAEDWMIRKSLATTLGNLPGPKSISALKYLAKDDNPQVAAAATVALELIHEP, from the coding sequence ATGCCCCATCCCCGACTTCAAGAATTGACCTTGAAGTTAAAAAGTGAAAACGCTAGCGATCGTCTGTTAGCATTGGTGGCCTTAAGAAGCCTCCCCAGCGCTGAAGCATTCCCGTTGATCAAACCGATGCTGTTTGACGACTATTTACCCGTTCGCTCCATGGCCATCCGTTCGTTGATCCATCACCCTTCAGCCGAATCGGTATCACTTCTGATACAGCTATTAGACGATCCAAACTACGAAATCCGGGCAGGTGCTGCTGGAGCCTTAGGACATGTCGGTGATCATGATATTGTTCAAGCCCTGTCTAGAGTTTTCCTTGAAGATACCGAGTGGTTGGTGTGTTTTAGTGCTGCCGTTTCGTTGGGAAACCTCAAGGATCCAGGGGCCTATACGGTGCTCCTCCATGCCCTAGACCATCCGGAAACGATTGTGCAACAAGCTGCGATCGCAGCCCTGGGAGAAATTAAAGCCTTCGATGCCCTAGAATCCCTCCTTCCCTTTGTTCAAGCTGAAGATTGGATGATCCGTAAGAGTCTCGCTACTACCTTGGGTAACCTTCCCGGTCCAAAAAGCATCTCAGCGCTGAAATACTTAGCCAAAGACGATAATCCTCAGGTTGCAGCCGCAGCCACTGTTGCCTTAGAGCTAATACATGAGCCGTAA
- a CDS encoding SDR family oxidoreductase, producing MSRKIVITGVTQGLGEALAIGFIQAGHTVWGCGRTTASINHLAQQYTSPHHFSTVDVTQAQQVQAWADQLLQTDAPPDIVINNAGVINTVAPLWEVPEPDISDVLDVNVKGTINIIRSFLPSMKTKGQGIIINFSSGWGRSTSPGVAPYCASKWAIEGLNQAFAQEVPPGIATIALNPGIIHTEMLETCFGQQARSYPSPIAWAQKAVPFILGLSENDNGQALTVY from the coding sequence ATGAGCCGTAAAATTGTCATTACCGGAGTCACCCAGGGACTGGGGGAAGCCCTCGCGATTGGGTTTATTCAAGCAGGGCATACCGTATGGGGTTGCGGTCGGACCACTGCCTCTATCAATCATCTGGCGCAGCAATATACATCCCCCCATCATTTTTCGACTGTTGATGTTACCCAAGCCCAGCAGGTTCAAGCTTGGGCAGACCAGCTTTTACAAACCGATGCCCCCCCTGATATCGTCATCAATAATGCAGGGGTCATCAATACCGTCGCTCCCCTATGGGAAGTGCCCGAACCAGACATTAGCGATGTATTGGATGTCAACGTCAAAGGCACCATCAACATCATTCGTAGTTTTCTCCCCAGCATGAAAACCAAAGGCCAAGGGATCATTATCAATTTCAGTTCTGGGTGGGGACGGTCAACGTCCCCTGGTGTAGCCCCCTACTGCGCATCTAAATGGGCGATTGAAGGTCTAAATCAGGCTTTTGCCCAAGAAGTTCCTCCCGGCATCGCCACGATTGCATTGAACCCAGGCATCATTCATACTGAGATGCTGGAAACCTGTTTTGGTCAGCAAGCCCGCAGTTATCCCTCCCCCATCGCATGGGCACAAAAAGCCGTTCCATTTATTCTGGGCCTTTCTGAAAACGACAATGGTCAAGCCTTGACTGTCTACTAG
- the tsaE gene encoding tRNA (adenosine(37)-N6)-threonylcarbamoyltransferase complex ATPase subunit type 1 TsaE yields the protein MTQRFGKVLGQMLPAGNTLLLEGDLGTGKTSLIQGLGKGLGISDAIVSPTFTLINEYHDGRVPLYHLDLYRLTSQQVDELYLETYWQGIEVPPGIVAIEWSERLLHRPSSYLFITLSHQEESRQATLQAVGSDQNLDLDQIPLALNSTSA from the coding sequence ATGACCCAACGGTTTGGGAAAGTCTTGGGGCAAATGCTACCTGCGGGAAATACCTTGTTACTAGAAGGTGATTTGGGAACCGGTAAAACATCCCTGATTCAGGGATTAGGGAAGGGACTCGGTATCTCTGATGCGATCGTCAGTCCTACTTTCACATTAATTAACGAGTACCACGACGGACGAGTTCCCCTATACCATCTAGACCTTTACCGCCTTACCTCTCAACAAGTGGATGAACTCTATCTCGAAACCTACTGGCAAGGAATTGAAGTGCCCCCCGGAATTGTTGCCATTGAATGGTCTGAGCGCCTTCTACATCGACCGTCTAGCTACCTTTTTATCACGTTAAGCCACCAGGAAGAGTCTAGACAAGCAACCTTGCAAGCGGTTGGATCTGACCAAAACTTAGACCTAGATCAAATACCGTTAGCCTTGAATTCTACTTCAGCCTAG
- a CDS encoding DUF2062 domain-containing protein, producing the protein MNNLLVRLQHRMRQPHQRSHRKRFLQRTQSHRKNLTWKRRGRYLYLRFIRLQGSPDAIARGLSVGAFAGMFPIFGFQIIFGVFLAACVRGNKLTAAAATWISNPFTYLPLFAFNFHLGQWLLQANEFDFNQLQKLDWQELLVLGPGFIVTWFTGCFVMGCLAAVIGYLLGLWLVLHLRKKHRSQRS; encoded by the coding sequence TTGAACAATCTTCTTGTGCGGCTACAACACCGTATGCGCCAGCCCCATCAACGCTCCCATCGAAAACGTTTCTTACAACGCACTCAGTCTCATCGCAAGAATTTAACGTGGAAACGGCGAGGGCGATATTTATACCTGCGGTTTATCCGGTTACAGGGAAGCCCAGATGCGATCGCACGGGGACTATCCGTTGGCGCTTTTGCGGGCATGTTTCCCATTTTTGGATTTCAAATTATTTTTGGCGTATTCCTCGCAGCCTGCGTCCGTGGCAACAAATTAACGGCAGCAGCAGCAACTTGGATTAGTAACCCTTTCACCTATTTACCGCTATTTGCCTTTAACTTCCATCTGGGCCAATGGCTTCTGCAAGCTAACGAATTTGACTTTAATCAGCTCCAAAAGCTGGACTGGCAAGAACTCTTAGTTCTAGGACCTGGATTTATCGTAACTTGGTTTACAGGGTGTTTCGTTATGGGATGTCTGGCCGCAGTCATTGGCTATCTTCTGGGTCTATGGTTGGTTCTACATCTAAGGAAAAAACATCGTTCCCAGCGTAGCTAA
- a CDS encoding GAF domain-containing protein, protein MTPSSLPPSKPEQSDPEQIEFSSLSSSELPVDQPNTKHTTAKKEYLTSIKARLIAWGIALSTLPVLAVGTATYLTSETLNQQLSANPEITTSWDEAQSTLQNRIPPLLVGTGIVAILSGGLAVWLINRELRPLRQAGRHSNQLVNRLYRLETGPEIESEPKDELLALANNISLIDAQIPNLIHSQEHEAARAELLMQFIGELHVALSEEDLLKTTVAEVRQILQTDRVTIFALNHNGEGTFVAESVAPGYPKLQWSTLHDPCFNEGYQEQYRQGRVSAIDNIYNSGLNDCHIGLLERFAVKANLVAPILQNENLYGLLIAHQCARPREWNQSEIGLFKQLALQVGYALDRARVMSHLDSQVNQLQQLLHFTQLIRESLHTEEILTNAVQESRKVLRADRVIVYSFDENWQGTVAAEAVQPGISKMVWAEILDPCFANKYVEQYRRGRVQAISNVNDAGLTECHVQQLEKYGVQANLVVPILMGEDLFGLLIAHQCSGPRIWQSSEIDLFTQIGVQLGHALGQANVLTQTEQEWIANTSQIDIDNQQLTNLQQQLSDYLQANRPSIQFLVDGVHQHTETAQSAYSHLQAIMDFAQEVNTLTRQIQSQNHQIVTQVEIAQNHPLHLPPAAQSAITQLQELEKPLQQLSQIRILVNQLSSQMQLQVMNITAKAPQDSEAYPELSGSAQKISIVAQKIEDNLAQMKPILESLQRDLQQNTAILKPLAQQTSTVSTERFRSEQLSSNLNTELAQLNDQMMKLTQLVSSHLQTSSTASHQIFELNQFLQRLAPQAQSMQASIQKMETAVTPEQSPS, encoded by the coding sequence GTGACGCCGTCATCTCTTCCACCATCCAAACCTGAACAATCCGACCCCGAACAGATAGAATTTTCGTCTTTATCCTCTTCAGAACTCCCTGTCGATCAACCCAATACCAAACATACTACTGCGAAAAAAGAGTATCTAACCTCCATCAAGGCCAGATTAATCGCTTGGGGCATTGCCTTGAGTACATTACCTGTCTTAGCTGTAGGCACAGCAACCTACCTGACAAGTGAAACACTGAACCAGCAGCTCAGCGCCAATCCCGAAATCACCACCAGCTGGGATGAAGCCCAATCCACGCTTCAAAATCGAATTCCCCCTCTATTGGTAGGGACTGGAATCGTGGCAATCCTATCGGGGGGCCTTGCCGTTTGGTTGATCAATCGTGAATTACGTCCCCTTCGTCAAGCAGGTCGGCATTCAAATCAACTCGTTAACCGGTTGTATCGCTTAGAAACAGGTCCTGAAATCGAGAGCGAACCCAAAGATGAGCTTTTGGCGCTGGCCAACAATATCAGCCTTATCGATGCCCAAATCCCCAACCTGATCCATTCTCAAGAACATGAAGCGGCTCGCGCAGAGCTATTGATGCAGTTCATTGGTGAACTCCATGTCGCTTTATCAGAAGAAGATTTATTAAAAACGACCGTCGCCGAAGTGCGCCAAATTTTACAAACCGATCGAGTCACCATCTTTGCCCTCAACCATAACGGTGAGGGTACCTTTGTCGCCGAATCTGTTGCCCCAGGTTATCCCAAGTTACAGTGGTCTACCCTACATGATCCTTGCTTTAACGAAGGCTATCAGGAGCAATATCGTCAGGGACGAGTGAGTGCAATTGACAACATTTACAATTCAGGATTGAACGACTGTCATATCGGTTTGCTAGAGCGATTTGCCGTCAAAGCAAACCTTGTCGCGCCCATTCTCCAAAACGAGAATTTGTATGGTCTGTTAATAGCCCATCAATGTGCAAGACCCAGGGAGTGGAATCAATCTGAAATCGGCCTGTTTAAGCAATTAGCATTGCAAGTAGGCTATGCTTTGGACCGGGCTAGAGTCATGAGCCATCTCGATAGCCAAGTCAATCAATTGCAGCAGTTATTACACTTTACGCAATTAATCCGAGAATCATTACACACAGAAGAAATCCTAACCAATGCGGTTCAAGAGAGTCGCAAGGTTCTTAGAGCGGATCGGGTGATTGTTTATAGTTTCGATGAAAATTGGCAAGGCACTGTTGCAGCAGAAGCAGTCCAACCAGGTATCTCCAAAATGGTGTGGGCCGAAATCTTAGACCCATGCTTTGCAAACAAATATGTTGAGCAATATCGACGGGGACGAGTGCAGGCGATCAGTAATGTTAATGATGCTGGACTGACTGAGTGTCATGTTCAACAGTTGGAAAAATACGGCGTACAAGCTAACTTAGTTGTTCCTATCCTGATGGGAGAAGATTTGTTTGGTTTACTCATTGCCCATCAATGCTCTGGCCCCAGAATATGGCAGTCCTCTGAAATCGATCTCTTTACTCAAATTGGTGTCCAATTGGGCCATGCGTTGGGACAAGCCAACGTTCTCACCCAAACGGAGCAAGAATGGATAGCCAATACCTCTCAAATTGATATAGATAATCAGCAACTCACGAACTTACAGCAGCAACTTTCAGACTATCTACAGGCAAATCGCCCTAGCATTCAATTTTTAGTGGATGGGGTCCATCAACATACTGAAACGGCTCAGTCCGCCTATTCCCATTTACAAGCCATCATGGATTTTGCCCAAGAGGTTAACACCCTTACTCGGCAGATTCAGTCTCAAAATCACCAGATTGTGACTCAAGTCGAAATAGCTCAAAATCATCCCCTCCACCTTCCACCCGCCGCTCAATCCGCCATCACTCAACTTCAAGAACTGGAGAAACCCTTACAGCAGCTTTCTCAAATTCGCATATTAGTCAATCAACTGTCCTCCCAGATGCAGCTACAGGTGATGAATATCACAGCAAAAGCACCTCAGGACTCAGAGGCCTATCCTGAATTATCTGGTTCAGCCCAAAAGATCAGCATTGTCGCTCAAAAGATAGAAGACAATTTGGCCCAAATGAAGCCAATACTAGAGTCTTTGCAACGAGATCTGCAACAAAATACGGCTATTCTAAAGCCCCTAGCCCAACAAACTAGTACCGTTTCTACAGAACGATTTAGATCTGAGCAGCTATCCTCTAATCTAAATACTGAGTTGGCTCAGCTTAATGATCAGATGATGAAACTGACTCAGCTCGTGAGTAGCCATCTGCAAACATCTTCCACCGCAAGTCATCAGATCTTTGAATTGAACCAGTTTCTGCAGCGTCTTGCACCACAAGCCCAATCGATGCAGGCCTCTATACAAAAGATGGAAACAGCGGTAACTCCTGAACAATCTCCAAGTTGA
- a CDS encoding SDR family oxidoreductase, which yields MATKKVLVTGATGQTGSIVVHKLRERADEFEVVGFARSEAKAQEKLGSLDGVVIGDVTDRASIDSAIAGCDALVILSSSVLVMKGPPQPGQRPEFEFPQGGYPEDVDYNGHRNVIDAAAAAGVKHIVIVGSMGGTDENHYLNTLGNGKVLIWKRRTEQYLIDSGITYTIVRAGGLIDEPGGRREIIVGKDDSFFIPDRNMPHKLPRADVAEVVVQALLESNAQNKAFDVVTREEEEAPPTSDFAALFAQTTPGL from the coding sequence ATGGCGACGAAAAAAGTTTTGGTCACAGGGGCAACGGGACAGACCGGATCCATTGTGGTGCACAAACTCCGCGAACGTGCAGATGAATTTGAAGTGGTTGGCTTTGCCCGTTCTGAAGCGAAGGCACAGGAAAAGCTGGGCTCTTTGGATGGTGTGGTGATTGGAGATGTCACAGATCGTGCCAGTATTGATTCTGCGATCGCAGGGTGTGATGCCCTGGTGATTCTATCCAGTTCAGTGCTAGTGATGAAAGGTCCACCTCAGCCCGGCCAAAGACCCGAATTTGAATTTCCTCAAGGAGGCTACCCCGAAGATGTCGACTATAACGGTCATAGAAATGTGATTGATGCGGCAGCGGCGGCAGGCGTAAAGCATATCGTTATTGTGGGTTCCATGGGAGGAACCGATGAAAACCACTACCTCAATACCCTTGGTAACGGCAAAGTCCTAATTTGGAAACGTCGAACTGAACAATATCTCATTGATTCTGGTATCACCTACACCATTGTGCGGGCAGGTGGATTAATCGATGAGCCAGGGGGACGCCGTGAAATTATTGTGGGGAAAGATGATTCATTCTTTATCCCTGATCGCAATATGCCCCACAAGCTCCCTCGGGCGGATGTGGCTGAAGTGGTGGTGCAGGCTCTACTCGAATCGAATGCTCAGAATAAAGCGTTTGATGTGGTGACCCGTGAGGAGGAAGAAGCTCCTCCCACCTCGGATTTTGCCGCCCTTTTTGCCCAAACCACCCCTGGATTGTGA
- a CDS encoding SH3 domain-containing protein, protein MAATPVVAEPAVLAGSQPGSRVNVRSGPSTATYSPHYGLVGDQVWIINQVVGDDGYAWFYVRFASGAEGWIRGDFISPLGH, encoded by the coding sequence ATGGCTGCGACTCCAGTCGTTGCTGAACCAGCAGTTCTTGCAGGTTCTCAACCAGGTAGCCGTGTGAATGTTCGTTCTGGACCTAGTACTGCTACCTATTCTCCACACTATGGATTGGTCGGTGATCAGGTCTGGATTATTAATCAAGTCGTAGGGGATGATGGATACGCTTGGTTTTACGTCAGATTTGCTTCAGGTGCCGAAGGCTGGATTCGAGGAGACTTTATCTCTCCACTAGGTCACTAA
- a CDS encoding SH3 domain-containing protein produces MKLTRSLLSFASITVLSILAAVPALAAPAYLVGAQPGSRVNVRSAPSTSSYSPHYGLVGDRVQVINSTTGNDGYYWYYVEFPSGARGWIRGDFVQVQQPRRF; encoded by the coding sequence ATGAAACTTACCCGATCTCTCCTTTCTTTTGCTTCAATAACTGTCTTGTCTATCCTAGCTGCAGTTCCAGCATTAGCTGCACCTGCTTATTTGGTGGGTGCACAGCCAGGCAGTCGAGTTAATGTGCGTTCTGCTCCTAGCACCTCTTCCTATTCCCCTCATTATGGATTGGTGGGCGATCGTGTACAGGTTATTAATTCAACGACAGGTAATGACGGCTATTACTGGTACTACGTTGAATTCCCCTCGGGTGCCCGAGGTTGGATTCGGGGTGATTTTGTTCAAGTACAACAACCCCGTAGATTTTAA
- a CDS encoding PH domain-containing protein, with protein MDLASTNYPAPWGVSLKAISGGITLLLIGIAVIGLLTGPKSNWIWILSMVVIPLGIVFITALFTVRGYALTPDTLFVKHLVWNTEIPLQGLQSIEADSNAMEGSIKTMGNGGLFSFSGSFRNKRLGAYRALATDMRRCVVLKFDQKVVVITPDKPMDFVNQVKALKDMA; from the coding sequence ATGGATCTTGCCAGTACAAACTACCCAGCACCCTGGGGCGTTTCCTTAAAAGCCATCTCTGGGGGCATAACGCTATTGCTCATTGGCATCGCAGTTATTGGTCTACTCACAGGACCCAAAAGCAACTGGATTTGGATCCTTAGTATGGTCGTTATCCCTCTCGGTATCGTGTTCATCACTGCCCTATTTACGGTCCGAGGCTATGCCCTGACCCCAGATACCCTATTTGTGAAACACCTCGTTTGGAATACTGAAATACCCTTACAAGGTTTACAATCCATTGAAGCGGATTCTAATGCCATGGAAGGATCGATCAAAACGATGGGCAATGGGGGATTGTTTAGTTTTTCCGGCTCCTTTCGAAACAAACGATTGGGGGCCTACCGCGCCTTGGCAACGGATATGCGACGATGCGTCGTTCTTAAGTTCGATCAAAAGGTGGTTGTCATTACTCCAGACAAACCAATGGATTTCGTCAATCAGGTCAAAGCCTTAAAAGATATGGCATAA
- a CDS encoding DUF790 family protein, with amino-acid sequence MLPSDLLMHRYQGEALVPKRLAINAGNVAIATEAIDCFKSACNQTRGELNQRLQDLEGDGTDYRVKRGLAHLLSTGFSTFEVISPLDPPMLRQRVFTLSAQTVPSPQATTQTLERLAVNLSQELDRDVSAIQIREGLYADRPDNQILTTFDAPTPEALLHRYNLSQVQGVFYKATQIIINAHRNDPGEYKLLFRYLKLFSLMAYIEGDADQGFTLKIDGPASVFSASTRYGLALAKLLPALLHVTKWSLTATLTSKDTYSKKQRTSRFALDSECGLVSHYPPGKPYDSMLEASFAERWQKTKTDWKLEREIDLIPIPGSVMIPDFRLVHPDGRTFLLEIVGYWRPEYLKKKFSQVRQADRTDLILAISERLNLDKAGVNFNNTPARLIWFKDKLAPKAVLQVLED; translated from the coding sequence ATGCTGCCCTCAGACCTATTGATGCATCGCTATCAGGGTGAAGCACTTGTCCCGAAACGGTTGGCAATAAATGCAGGGAATGTTGCGATCGCAACCGAAGCGATCGACTGCTTCAAATCGGCCTGCAATCAAACCCGAGGTGAATTAAATCAGCGGCTCCAAGATCTGGAAGGGGACGGAACGGATTACCGAGTGAAGCGAGGACTGGCCCATCTCTTATCCACTGGCTTTTCCACCTTTGAAGTCATTAGCCCTCTCGATCCACCTATGTTGCGGCAACGGGTGTTTACCCTGTCCGCCCAGACTGTACCCAGCCCTCAAGCCACAACCCAGACCCTAGAACGACTAGCCGTTAACTTGAGTCAGGAGTTAGATCGAGATGTTAGCGCAATTCAGATCCGAGAAGGGCTGTATGCCGATCGACCCGACAATCAAATCTTGACAACCTTCGATGCCCCTACCCCGGAGGCGTTGCTTCATCGCTATAACTTGTCTCAGGTTCAAGGCGTTTTCTACAAAGCGACTCAAATCATTATCAATGCCCATCGGAATGACCCGGGAGAATATAAGCTCCTGTTTCGCTATCTAAAGTTGTTTAGCCTGATGGCCTACATTGAGGGCGATGCGGATCAAGGGTTTACCCTTAAGATTGATGGACCCGCCAGTGTATTCAGCGCCAGTACCCGTTATGGACTAGCTTTGGCAAAATTGTTACCCGCGTTATTGCATGTTACAAAATGGAGCTTAACCGCAACCTTAACCAGCAAAGACACCTATTCAAAAAAACAGCGAACCAGTCGATTTGCCTTAGATTCTGAATGTGGTCTAGTCAGTCACTATCCACCGGGTAAACCCTATGACAGTATGTTGGAAGCTAGCTTTGCTGAACGCTGGCAGAAAACCAAAACGGACTGGAAATTGGAGCGTGAAATTGATCTGATTCCTATACCTGGAAGCGTGATGATTCCAGACTTTCGTCTTGTTCACCCGGATGGTCGGACGTTCTTATTAGAAATAGTTGGATATTGGCGACCAGAGTATTTGAAAAAGAAGTTTTCTCAGGTTCGACAGGCGGATCGAACAGACCTAATTTTAGCGATTTCAGAACGGCTCAATCTGGATAAAGCGGGCGTAAATTTTAATAATACGCCTGCTCGATTAATCTGGTTCAAAGATAAGCTTGCACCTAAAGCGGTACTGCAAGTTTTAGAGGATTAG